Below is a genomic region from Acetobacter ghanensis.
ACCAATACCGCTGCCGGTGTCTGGCGGAGGGCGTGGGCCGTCCTGTGCGTCGGTCTGGCTGGCCTGTTCCGCCCCGTTATCCTGCTTACCCACGAATGTCTGCTGTTCCACTGGGGTTATTTCCTGACATGATCGCTTGCCACATGGTGTGCCTGCTTTGTGTGTGGCCGAAAAGAACGGCCCGAACACCCCCTTTTCTTGCAACACATTCTTGCATTGCATTCTTGCACCGCGCGGAAAAGACCTCGAAATAAAAGTAGGACCCGGATATAAAACGGCCACATTGCACGTGCGTTAACACTCTTCCTCCTCTGCCCAGCTCACACAAAGCGGATAATCGTTGTCTCACCCCCCTCCCCGGTCGCCCAAAAGCTACCTTAGCAAGGCCCTTACCTTTGCCTCCCGTCCGCTGGACATGGCGAACCCATGCCTACAGGGGCGCAAGCGGCGCTGTGGCCGACCAACAACCGAGGTAACGGAAGACCTTGACCTGTACCTGCTGGAAATAGCAGCGGGGCTGTTTGTGCAGCACGGCTATGCAGGCACCTCCATAGACCAGATTGCCCGCAAGGCGTGCGCCAGCAAACAAACCCTCTACCGGCGTTACCCGTCCAAGGAAGCGCTGTTTATTGCTGTTGTCACCAACCTGACCGGGTCCGTGCTGCGGGCTATGGAAGAAACCCCGCTGACCAACCCGCTGGAAGAGCTGCGCCACATCAGCCGGCTGATGCTGGACCTGACCCTGCGGCCAGATGCGCTGGGCACCTACCGTATTCTTATTGCGGACGGGCACAGGCACCCCTCTTTGCAGCAGCAGGCGGTTGCGGCCATTGGCCAGCCCTTCCACAACAACTTTGTTCGCCTGCTCAAGGCTGCGGAGCAGAAGGGGCAGATCAACCCCGGCTTCGCCAACGATACAACTGCCCGCCTACTCACCGGCATGATTACCGGCTGGCCGATGGAAGACAGCCTGTTCGGCCTTGACCCTCTTAAGACCGAGCAGGAAAAGGAAGCCTTTTTCAACGAGGCATGGTCCTTCTTCCTCAGCGCCGTGGGGGGCAAGCAACCAGCCCCCGCAGCACACGCGCAGGAAGACGCACAGGTCTGAGCGGGCGTCAGGCGCTCCAGCCGCCTTGCTCCACCGGACGGGTGGCCACGTTGGGCTGCTCATCTGGCCGAAAATCCAGCGCAAGCCCGTTCATGCAGTAGCGCAGCCCCGTGGGAGGTGGCCCATCGGGAAAAACATGGCCCAGATGCCCCTCGCACTCCGCACAATGCGCCTCCTCACGGACCATGCCGTGGCTTGTGTCGCGCCGGGTGGCCACACCGCCGGGTTCCGCCGCCCAGAAGGAGGGCCAGCCGCTACCGCTCTCATATTTGGTTGTGGAGCGGAACAGCAGGGTCCCGCAGGCGGCGCAATGGTAGGCCCCTTCCCTTTTTTCCGCATTAAGCGGGCTGGAGCCGGGGTATTCCGTCCCGTGGCCCAGCAGAATCTGCTCCTGCTCGGCAGTCAGGGGCGCGCGTGGACCACACCCGCCAGAACTACAGTTTTGGGTCATAACGGTTCCTCTTTAAGCCAATGCTTGCTGCCAACAGTGCGCTGGCCGCAGCCCCTGCAAAATGTCCCACACGTTACCGCCCGCCAGCCCCGCGCGCCAAGCACCCTCTTTTCACACTCCGGCGATTGGGCTGTCATAAGCCACAGGTGACGCAACAAACAGATTGAGGGTTGATGCGGGGTCCGGCTGTTCCTACAGTTGGTCCCTCATCCGGCACAGCCTGCACGCCCTCCGGTTCGGCCTCCAGCCATCCGCGGGCTCCCCCAACACGGCGTAAAACAGGACCGTACCATGAGCCTTACAGACCTGCTGGTCATGCTGGCCTATCTGGCGGCCATGCCGGTTGTAGCCCTTGTGCTGGCGGGCCGTCAGTCCTCCCCCCAAAGCTATCTGGAAGGGCATGGAGACCTGCCGTGGTGGGCCTTGTGCCTCTCACTCGTGGCAACAGAAACCTCGACCCTGACCGTTATCAGCGTACCGGGCATTGCCTACGGCTCCGGCATGGTTTTTGTGGGGCTGGCACTGGGCTACCTGCTGGGCCGGTCCATTGTGGCATGGCTGTTCCTGCCCCTGTACCAGCAAGGTCAGATGCTCAGCGCATATGACTGGCTGGGCCAGCGTTTTGGTGCCCCCATGCAACGGCTTGCATCCGCCACGTTTCTCATAACCCGGCTGCTGGCCGAGGCCGTGCGCCTGTTTGCAGGCATGTTACCCCTTGCCACCATGCTGGCGGCCATGCACTGGCACCTCCCCCAACCCGTGGTGCTAGGCGCCATCATGCTGCTGACCCTGCTTTACACAGTTTGTGGCGGTCTGCGGGCTGTAGTGTGGTCGGACAGTTTGCAGTTCTGCCTGTACCTGTCCGGGGCAGCCGCGTGTGTGGGACTACTCTGGCACGCGGCCCCAACGGGCACATGGCATACCCTGCAACAGGCCGGACGGCTGCACCTGTTTGCCCACCATGCCTCCCTACTGAACAACCCTTTTACCCCTCTGGCGGCCATTGGCGGGGGCGCTCTGCTCTCCGTGGCATCCCACGGCACAGACCAGCTTATGGTCCAGCGCGTACTGGCGGCTCGCAGCCTGCGCGATGCCCGACTGGCCCTGATGGGCAGCGCCGTGGGAGTGGCCATTCTGTTTGCCCTGCTCTCCCTGACCGGCGTGCTGCTCTGGGTGCACAATGGTGGGCGAACACTGGAGCAGGCTGGCTTTTCCGCCCCGGATGCCATTTTTCCCGCCTATATTGTGTATGGCCTGCCGCCCGGACTGCGTGGGCTTATGCTGGCCGGCATTCTGGCCGCAACCATGGGATCACTGTCCGCCACGCTGTCCGCCATGACCGCCGCCAGTGTGGGAGATTTTGCCCCCCTGTGCGCCCGTGCCACCCGCGCCTTACGCTGCACGCCGCTAGGCTTTGCCCGACTGGTCACGCTGGCATGGGCTATGGCGCTGGTTGGCTGTGCCGGGCTGTTTGCCCATGGCAGCCAGTCCGCCATCATGCTTGGCCTGTCCATTGCCGCATGTGGGTATGGCCCCATGCTGGGCACCTTTGTTGCGGGCATGGCCATACCCCGCACCACAGCCCGTACGCTGGCCCCTGCCTTTGCCATGAGCGTGCCACTTATGGTGTGGACCATGCTGACGCTACGCCCTTACGGGCAGGCCCTTGCCTTCCCATGGCTTATCGTGCTGGGCATGGTAGCCCTGTTTGGGTTGGCAGGGTTATTCCATATAATGCACCTTATGTTTTGCACCCTGCGTGCCCGCAACCGGAAGCCGCTACCATGACCACTTTGCAGACCCCCAACCCGCTCATCCGCACGGAAATGCAGGACCCGCGTTACGATGGGCTGGACACATGGCCCACCAACACCGTGCTGGAAGCCCTGCTGGAAAGCCAGCTTGCCGCCACGGCTTCGGTCAAGGCCGCCCTGCCGGACATGGAAGCCGCCATTGCACAGGCCGTGCCCCGGCTGGAACGTGGGGGAAGGCTTTTTTACGTCGGGGCGGGGCACATCGGGCCGCATAGGGTTGCAGGACGGCGTGGAGCTGATTCCCACCTACGGGTGGCCGTCCGAGCGGCTGGTGCTGCTGCTGGCCGGAGGAGAGGCCGCCCTGTTCAGCCCCGTGGAAGGTGCGGAGGATGATGAGGAGGAAGCCCAGCGCGCCATAACCAGCCACAACCCCAAGGCGGATGATGTGGTCATTGGCATTGCCGCCAGTGGCGGCACACCCTACACCTGCGCCGCCCTTGCCAGCGCCCGCTTCTGCGGCAGCCTGACCATTGGCCTGTCCTGCACCCCCGGCGCGCGCCTAATGGCCGAAACCGATGTGGGAATCCTGACTGAAACAGGACCGGAGGTGGTTGCTGGCTCCACACGCATGAAGGCAGGCACAGCGCAGAAAATCTGCCTCAACCTGCTTTCCACAACACTCATGGTCCGCCTTGGCCATACGTGGCGGGGGCATATGGTGGACATGCGTATTGTCAACACCAAGCTGGTGCACCGCGCCCTGCGCATGATTACACAACTGACCAACTGCTCCGACGAGCAGGCGCAGGCGGCCCTGCTTAAGGCGGATGGTTCCATCAAACTGGCCATATTGCTCCGCCACGGGCTGGAACCGGCACAGGGCCGTATGCTGCTGCGCCTGTGCGATGGCCACCTGCGCAGAGCGCTGGAACTGCTGGCCGTGCAGGCCGCACGGGGCGTTGGCCCTACCGCCCAGCAAAGCCAGACGGTATCCTGATGGCTCATGCGCAAACCATTCTGGCGCTGGATGGCGGGGGCACCCACACGCGGGTTGCACTGATTACGCAGGATGCCCGCGTGCTGGCCCACGCCAACGGGCCAGGCTGCAACCCCTACGACAGGCCGGAATGGGCGCATAACCTGCGGAACCTGCTGCTAACCGTCCCCCATACGGGCCTATGTGCTGCGGTGCTGGGCATGGCGGGGTATGATGCAGCCCGACCCTCCTCCCACCAGCAGGTGGACGTGGCCCGCGCCGCCCTTGGCCCCCACATCCCCATAGCGTTGGAAAACGATGTGCAAACAGCCCACCGCGCGGCCTTTGCTGGTGGTGCAGGCATTTTTGTGCTGGCTGGCACAGGCTCCGTAGCGCAGGCCAGCACGGCTGATGGGCGTACCGCCCGCGCCGGAGGCTGGGGCTGGCTGTTTGGAGATGAAGGCGGAGGCTACTGGATAGGCTGCCACGCCCTTAACCATGCCGCCCGCTTTCTGGACGACCCGGACGTTCCATTTGCCCCGTTCGCACGTGGGCTGCTCCATGCGCTTGACCTCCCCACGCAGGGAGCTGGCGCGGCAGATGCCCTGCGAGAATGGCTGCGCACACGCCCCCACCCACGCTCCGCCGTGGGGGACGTGGCCCCAACGGTGCATATGCTGGCCCATGCGCAGGACCCCCACGCCCGCGCGCTCCTCCATGCGGCGGGGGACCATCTGGCCAATCTGGCCCGAACGGCCAGCAAAGGCATAACGGCTGACCAAACCTCCACCCTGCCGTGGAGTTATGGTGGTAGCGTTATGAACAGCCCATTTGTACGCGAGCGTGTTGCCACCATGCTGGAACGCCCCCCGACCGCCCCCATTCTTCCCCCGCTGGGGGGAGCCGCCCTGCACGCAGCCCAACTGGCCGGATGGCAGGTGGATACGGCATGGGTCCATACGCTGTCCCTCGCGCTCTCGACCCAAAAAATAGCAGCATGACCCAATCGTTTTCAAAAAACTTCCATCCGAACCCTGCTGCTGTGTGGGCTTGCTCTGGCAGGGGCCACACCCCATACGGCTCTGGCGCAGACCGTGCTGGATGCACGCCAGAACAACCTGCCACCTACCTTTGCCCGCAACGGAGTGCGCCTGCCGCAGGTCATGCCCAGCCCTGCCGTTATGCAAAGCACCGGGGCCGCCTTTGCCCTGCCCCAAAGCCTGACCCTGAAATGGAACACGCCACCCACGCCGCTGCTGCTCCGTGCGGCAGAGCGGCTGCGCACCCGGCTTTCCATCCTTGCAGGCCGCACGGTGGACTTTACCACTACACCCGATGCACAAGGCGGGCTTGAGCTCACAATCCAGACCACAAAGGATACGGCATTCCCCGGCCCAACCATGCGGGAAGGCTATATGCTGGATGTTGCGCCCACCGGCATAACACTCACGGCGCAGGGGCCTGCGGGCGTGCTGCACGGCATGGCCAGCCTGAGCCAGCTTGTACGGCAGGAGCTGGATGGCCCCGTTCTGGCACAGGCCCATATGGAGGACGCACCGCGCTTTGCATGGCGCGGCCTCATGCTGGACACAAGCAGGCACTTCATCCCGCTAGCGGACCTCATGCGCCAACTGGACGCCATGGAAATGGTCAAGCTGAATGTGCTGCACCTCCATTTGTCCGATGGCGCAGCCTTTAGGGTGGAAAGCAAAAAATTCCCACGCCTGCATACCGTAGGCAGCCACGGGCAATATTACACGCAGGACCAGATCCGCCAGCTTGTGCGCGAGGCAGCGGATAGAGGCATACGCATTGTGCCGGAATTTGATACGCCGGGACACAGTTACGCCATGCTGCTGGCCTACCCGCGCTATGCCGCCAACCTGCCGCTCAACACCACCGACCGGGCGGAGATCAACCGCGCAGCACTGGACCCCACCAACCCGGCAACGGCAGGCTTTGTTAACGCAGTGTACGCGGAGATGGCCTCCCTATTCCCCGACCCTGTATTCCACATTGGGGGGGACGAGGTGGTGGCAAAACAGTGGACGCAATCCCCCCATATTGCGGCCTATATGAAGCAGCACCACATTGCGTCGGTCGCGGCCCTACAGGCGGACTATACCCGCCATGTGGCGCAGGCCCTCCGCCTGCGGGGCAAAACCGTTATGGGCTGGGACGAGGTGCAGGAGGCGGACATCCCGCCTGACACCATTATAGAAAGCTGGCGTGGCCCCGCCCACACCGCACAGGCCACTGCCGCAGGCCGCGCCACGGTTATATCCGGCCCCTATTATCTGGACCGGCTTCTGCCAGCCAGCGCCTATTACACCACCGACCCGATGGATACGCACAAAGGCGCGGCGGAAGCACAGGCCGCGGCACAAACCACCGGCCCCGCCCCGCCCGATACCCCGGTGGCCACAGCGCCAACACCCGCTGTGCCAGACCAGACGGCGGACGCCCCCCTGCCGCCGCTCAGTGACGCGCAGAAAAGCCATGTGCTGGGGGCCGAGGCCGCTTTGTGGACCGAAGTGGTCTCGCCCGACATGCTGGATGCGCGCCTGTGGCCCCGTGTTATTGCCGTGGCGGAACGCTTCTGGTCGCCTGAAACATGCTGCGATGTTGCCACCCTGTACCCCAGACTGGCCATGATGCAGGACCGGCTGAACCTGCTGGGCCTCAAAACCCGTTCCAACACCCTGCGTATGCTGGACCGGCTGGCACCGGGGGAAACAGAGGCTGCGGACATTCTGCTCTCCGCCGTCTCACCCGTGCGCAATTACGCGCATAACCATGAATTTTTGCAAATCCGGCACAAGCAGACCGCCACCTTACAGCCCCTTGGCACTCCAGCAGACATTGCCAGCCCCGACAGCTTTGAAGCCGAAGCCTTTAATGCCGAAGCGCAGGCCTTTATCAGCGGCCACACCGAGTTACGCCCGGAGTTGGAGCGGATGTTAATCCTGTGGGCTAATAATGACAGCGCGTTTGAGCGGGCCGCCGCACACAATGCGGGCCTGACACCCGCACTGGCGGCCTCCACCCAACTGGCCCGGCTGGCCCGCGCGGGGCTTGCCGCCCTTGGCCCCATCCACCCCCTGAACTGGCGTGAAGATGCGCGGGACGCCCTGAATACGGCCAAAAAGGATATTGCCGCCTCGTCCAGCATTCATGTGGTCACCAATACGCCCCAACCGGAAGGGGATCTGATCCAGCGTATTGTACCCGGCGTGGAAGTGCTGCTTGATCAGGCCATACCCTAAGCGGGGCGCAATGGCGCAAGTCGGGCTTTACCCCTCCCGTGGCAGACGTTGGACGAGGGCGTGAATAACCTCTTCCTCGTAATCAAGCTCTTGCTGGAGCTTCCATTCCGTCTGGTCATTAATCTCCTGCCGGGCAACCAGTTCCCGCATGGTCTGCCGCTCCGCACGCAGAATTTGTAACCGCAGGGCCAGCTCCATACGGGCGTGCCTTATGGCGCTGCGTCGGTCGGCCTGAGCAATACGGGGAGTAGCGTCCTCCTGCTCCAACCGGCTCTGGTAGAGCCGGGTCAGGCGGTCGATCACCTCCATACGCGCGGCTTCTATAGCCGCCTTGTCCTCCTCCGTTTCTGGCGGGGTTTCTATGGCAGGTGTGCCTTCCGCCTTGTGCAGCAGGTCCAGCGCCGCACGCAGCAGCTTCTGCCGGGCCAAGTTTTCTTCCTCTGCGTTTTTGTCCACCTCCTCGGCGGGCACAAATCTGAGGCACAGGGGGATAACAACACTGGCCACCAGCAAGGAGAGAATAATAACCCCAGCCGCAATAACCACCACCGGCTCACGCGTGGGGAATGGCATGGTGCCATCCTCCCCCGTGGGCAAAGACAGCACAGCGGCCAGTGTCACCGCGCCGCGTACACCGGCAAAAGTCAGCAATAGGCTGGCAGCAAGCCCTGTTGGCTCAAACGGAATGTTATTAATCCGCGCCACGGCCCAACGGCAGGCAATGGACAGCCAGACCCCGGCCAGCCGCATAAGCAGCATGATGCCGTAAATTTCCACCACCAGCAGGCCAAGCCGCCACATACCAATATGGTGGGCCAGTACCAACGTACGCGCACTTTGCAGCAGGCTAGGCAGTTGCAGCCCTAAAAACAGAAAGATAAGCGCGTTAAACACGTAGCTGATCATGGTCCACACCGTGGTGGATTGCAGGCGCGTAGTGGTGGATGCGTCCTCTATGATCCCCGAAAGCTTGATGACCATGCACCCCGCAACGGCTGCCAGAATACCCGAACACCCCAAAGCCTCTGCTGCGGCATAAACCAGAAAAGGCAGCAGCAGCACAAACACGATCTGGGACTGTGTCTCATCATACCCGGAGTTGGTCAGCATCTTGTTTAGGCGGGCGGCAACCCATGCCATACACCCGCCAATGGCCAGCCCGCCAAATGCCACAAGCAAAAACGTGCCAAAAGCCTGCTGGTAGGAGAACTCCCCCGTAAGCGCATCCGCCATGGCAAAGCGAAAACACACAAGGCCCGAGGCATCGTTAAACAGCGCCTCGCCCGACAGAAGCTGCAACAGCCGCGTGGGCACACGCCTACCCTTGATAAGGCTGGAGACGGCCACCGTATCTGTGGGGGAGAGCGCCGCCGCCAGTGTAAAGCAGACCGGCAGGCTCATAACCGGCAGAATCCAGTGGATGGCATACCCGCACAGCAGGGTGCTCAGGACCACCAGCC
It encodes:
- a CDS encoding Na+/H+ antiporter, whose translation is MLTIELILLLLLLTAVSSLITLRLRQKVPQPVILIALGVGAGLAGMNVRLHPELFMFVFLPPLLFADAFRMPLREFGELRGPILFLAFGLVVLSTLLCGYAIHWILPVMSLPVCFTLAAALSPTDTVAVSSLIKGRRVPTRLLQLLSGEALFNDASGLVCFRFAMADALTGEFSYQQAFGTFLLVAFGGLAIGGCMAWVAARLNKMLTNSGYDETQSQIVFVLLLPFLVYAAAEALGCSGILAAVAGCMVIKLSGIIEDASTTTRLQSTTVWTMISYVFNALIFLFLGLQLPSLLQSARTLVLAHHIGMWRLGLLVVEIYGIMLLMRLAGVWLSIACRWAVARINNIPFEPTGLAASLLLTFAGVRGAVTLAAVLSLPTGEDGTMPFPTREPVVVIAAGVIILSLLVASVVIPLCLRFVPAEEVDKNAEEENLARQKLLRAALDLLHKAEGTPAIETPPETEEDKAAIEAARMEVIDRLTRLYQSRLEQEDATPRIAQADRRSAIRHARMELALRLQILRAERQTMRELVARQEINDQTEWKLQQELDYEEEVIHALVQRLPREG
- the msrB gene encoding peptide-methionine (R)-S-oxide reductase MsrB; translation: MTQNCSSGGCGPRAPLTAEQEQILLGHGTEYPGSSPLNAEKREGAYHCAACGTLLFRSTTKYESGSGWPSFWAAEPGGVATRRDTSHGMVREEAHCAECEGHLGHVFPDGPPPTGLRYCMNGLALDFRPDEQPNVATRPVEQGGWSA
- a CDS encoding sodium:solute symporter; this translates as MSLTDLLVMLAYLAAMPVVALVLAGRQSSPQSYLEGHGDLPWWALCLSLVATETSTLTVISVPGIAYGSGMVFVGLALGYLLGRSIVAWLFLPLYQQGQMLSAYDWLGQRFGAPMQRLASATFLITRLLAEAVRLFAGMLPLATMLAAMHWHLPQPVVLGAIMLLTLLYTVCGGLRAVVWSDSLQFCLYLSGAAACVGLLWHAAPTGTWHTLQQAGRLHLFAHHASLLNNPFTPLAAIGGGALLSVASHGTDQLMVQRVLAARSLRDARLALMGSAVGVAILFALLSLTGVLLWVHNGGRTLEQAGFSAPDAIFPAYIVYGLPPGLRGLMLAGILAATMGSLSATLSAMTAASVGDFAPLCARATRALRCTPLGFARLVTLAWAMALVGCAGLFAHGSQSAIMLGLSIAACGYGPMLGTFVAGMAIPRTTARTLAPAFAMSVPLMVWTMLTLRPYGQALAFPWLIVLGMVALFGLAGLFHIMHLMFCTLRARNRKPLP
- a CDS encoding beta-N-acetylhexosaminidase, which produces MLDARQNNLPPTFARNGVRLPQVMPSPAVMQSTGAAFALPQSLTLKWNTPPTPLLLRAAERLRTRLSILAGRTVDFTTTPDAQGGLELTIQTTKDTAFPGPTMREGYMLDVAPTGITLTAQGPAGVLHGMASLSQLVRQELDGPVLAQAHMEDAPRFAWRGLMLDTSRHFIPLADLMRQLDAMEMVKLNVLHLHLSDGAAFRVESKKFPRLHTVGSHGQYYTQDQIRQLVREAADRGIRIVPEFDTPGHSYAMLLAYPRYAANLPLNTTDRAEINRAALDPTNPATAGFVNAVYAEMASLFPDPVFHIGGDEVVAKQWTQSPHIAAYMKQHHIASVAALQADYTRHVAQALRLRGKTVMGWDEVQEADIPPDTIIESWRGPAHTAQATAAGRATVISGPYYLDRLLPASAYYTTDPMDTHKGAAEAQAAAQTTGPAPPDTPVATAPTPAVPDQTADAPLPPLSDAQKSHVLGAEAALWTEVVSPDMLDARLWPRVIAVAERFWSPETCCDVATLYPRLAMMQDRLNLLGLKTRSNTLRMLDRLAPGETEAADILLSAVSPVRNYAHNHEFLQIRHKQTATLQPLGTPADIASPDSFEAEAFNAEAQAFISGHTELRPELERMLILWANNDSAFERAAAHNAGLTPALAASTQLARLARAGLAALGPIHPLNWREDARDALNTAKKDIAASSSIHVVTNTPQPEGDLIQRIVPGVEVLLDQAIP
- a CDS encoding N-acetylglucosamine kinase — its product is MAHAQTILALDGGGTHTRVALITQDARVLAHANGPGCNPYDRPEWAHNLRNLLLTVPHTGLCAAVLGMAGYDAARPSSHQQVDVARAALGPHIPIALENDVQTAHRAAFAGGAGIFVLAGTGSVAQASTADGRTARAGGWGWLFGDEGGGYWIGCHALNHAARFLDDPDVPFAPFARGLLHALDLPTQGAGAADALREWLRTRPHPRSAVGDVAPTVHMLAHAQDPHARALLHAAGDHLANLARTASKGITADQTSTLPWSYGGSVMNSPFVRERVATMLERPPTAPILPPLGGAALHAAQLAGWQVDTAWVHTLSLALSTQKIAA
- a CDS encoding TetR/AcrR family transcriptional regulator; the protein is MSHPPPRSPKSYLSKALTFASRPLDMANPCLQGRKRRCGRPTTEVTEDLDLYLLEIAAGLFVQHGYAGTSIDQIARKACASKQTLYRRYPSKEALFIAVVTNLTGSVLRAMEETPLTNPLEELRHISRLMLDLTLRPDALGTYRILIADGHRHPSLQQQAVAAIGQPFHNNFVRLLKAAEQKGQINPGFANDTTARLLTGMITGWPMEDSLFGLDPLKTEQEKEAFFNEAWSFFLSAVGGKQPAPAAHAQEDAQV